TGTTGATTGAGCAAATAAATAGGCTTGTGCAGTTAGGGCAAAAGCGCCTTTATTTGTCTCGAAGCAATCAATTCTCTGAAATATGGCATGTGGCGCGAACTGCATTTCCACGCGCACTGTATGAAAACCGTTTAATGCTGGCTGTAAACTTAATCGCGTTTTGGGGATTGGCCCTTATCGCTTTTATTTGGGTGACAATTGACCCTGATGCCGTTTATACATTTTTAGGGCAAGGCACAGTGCTTAATATCGAACAAATGTATAACCCCAGTGGCAGCGTTCAATCGGCTGAGCGCGGTGCACCGCAAGACTTAATGATGTTCGGTGTCTACATTTACAATAACATAGGAATTGCATTTCAGATGTTTGCAGGTGGTGTGCTGTTCTGTGTTGGCGCTGCTTTTTTCCTATTATTTAATAGTTTTTACTTTGGTGCAGTTGCTGCTCATATTGTTAATGTAGGTTTTGAAGGGCCATTTTTTTCGTTTGTTATCACTCATGGCTCGTTTGAGTTGACTGCTATCATCATTGCCTCAGCTGCAGGATGTCAGATTGGTTACGGCATATTAAGCCCTGGGCAGTATACCCGTGCATATGCAATGAAACAGGCTGCACAAAAGGCACTTCCGCTCATTGTTGGTGCTTTTTTAATGTTAGTAATTGCTGCTTTTATTGAAGCGTTTTGGTCACCTCGTGATATTGCTTACGAAATTAAATATATAGTTGGCAGCGGCTGTTGGTGTTATGTCATTTTCCGTTTGTACAAGGGAATGCGCTATGGAGCTTAATCGTCTTAGCTTCACACCCCGCAAGCGCAGTGCTTACGAGACCTTTGATTTAACTGTGTTGTTAGTTAAGCAGCATATTGTGGCGCTGATCACTTTGTATTTGATGATGGCTGTTCCAGTATTTTTAATTGTCGGCTTTTTATTAAATTGGGGCATAGGCGGATTTGTTGTTTGGTGGCTTAAACCTGTATTTGAACGACCTTTACTCGATTACATGTCAAAGGCGGTATTCAATCAACCGGTCAAAATAAGTAGTAGCTTAAAGTCACTTAAACAGTTAAAAGTTGCCGATATGCTAGCGCATTTAACCATTTTCAGGCTTAGCCCAAATAGAGCATTTTTAGCGCCCGTTGAGCAACTTGAGCGGCTATCAGGCGAGCGAAAAACAAAGCGCAAGCAGGTTTTATTTGCCTCAACGAAGCCAAAGCAAACGTTGTGGATGCTATTTTGTGTGCATTTTGAGTTTATCTTATTAATGGGGATTTCTGCGCTGACAATTGCACTTGTGCCCCATTCATTTTCAGCACAAGAAGCCATGTATCAAATTTTCGAAGCGCCAATCTGGGTTGAGATAGCGTTTAATTTTATATACATCCTTAGTATTTCCTTAGTGGCGCCGCTTTTCGTCACTGGCGGTTTCCTTGCTTATTTACATCGCCGTGTTGAACTTGAGGGCTGGGATATAGAGCTCGCATTCAAAAACATTCGTACCCGCCTTGCAGGCGTAGTCAGTGCTGTAGCACTACTTATACTTACAACGTTCACGCTGCAACCATCAACTAGCTATGCAGAGCAAATCGATAAGCAAGCGGTAAAAGAGCAAGTTACAGCTCTTTATAATGAGCCTAATGTCATTGAAACTGAGACTACCTGGCTGCCAAATATTGAAGCGAAAGCGAGTTCATCAGATAGTGATTGGTCGTGGCTTATCGATGTGTTTACAGCCATTGGTCAGATGTTTGGTATGTTGGTTTGGGTATTGGTAGGTTTATTAGTCATTTGGCTAGTTTATTACCTGATGCAAAAGCGCGGTTTTTTTGCCAATTTAAGCTTGCCTGAGCGTAGTAAAGTGAATGAAGAGTCGGTGATCCCGACCTTATTTGCAGAAATTAAAAGTAAAGATTTACCTACTGATTTAATTGCCGCTGCAAAGCAATGCTTTGAGCAAGGTCAGCATCGCTTGGCGCTAGCGTACTTGCTTCATCATGCGCTGACTTGGGCGCAGCAGCGACATGAAGTTCGCTTGCACCGCTCGATGACTGAGCGCGAATGTAAAGGTGCAATTGATGCAAAGGTACCTAGCCAAGGGCAAGCGATTTTTGCCCGCTTATTTTCTGCATGGGTCACAGTTGCTTGGGGCCATAAAACCCCTGATATCGACTTTATCGAGCTGACTGAGCAAATTACAGCAATGACAGCAGAGACTAAGGAGCAAGCCCGTGAAGCTTAAATATGTGCTGATTGCGGCGCTAGTGGTGTTTAGCATATTTGCTATTGCTGGTATTGCTTCTTTAGATTGGCAGAAAAAAGAAATCGAAATTGGTTTTCATAGTGATGTGGCAAAAGACAATTTCACGATGGCTCAACGACTACTCAAAGCCAATGGCATCGATTGGCAGAAGAATAAGCGCTTGGTAGAACAAGTACAAAGTGATGAGTTAAACATAGACCCGCAAAGTATCTTAATTTTGGATGAAGCAGTGCTTGCTGATTCTTACCAGTTAGATGTACAACTTGCTGATTGGGTCGCTGATGGCGGGCGTTTAATTTATGTATTAAATAGGCAACGCGATGAACTGGCGATTGATAACACGGTGTTTTTTAGTCAGCTTGGCATCAATGTGCAAAGCCAAGAAGATGTCTTTGAATATGACTTTGCGATGCTTAAAGAAGGGAATAAAAACAGTACGCTATCTATCGATGAAAACACTCAGCTCGATCTTGAGTTAAGTCGCGCGTTTTATATAGAAAATTGCCCCGGTGTTAGCACCAATAGTGAAAATAGTGACACCCTGATGTGTGACTTTGCATTTGGTCAAGGTCGGGTCATCGTTATGCCGTCACTGTTACCTTTTACCAATTACCGACTTCGCCATCTTGATCATGGCAGCTTATTACTTTG
The nucleotide sequence above comes from Pseudoalteromonas shioyasakiensis. Encoded proteins:
- a CDS encoding stage II sporulation protein M, producing MKQTQFVKSNSVSWDEFEALCEQNNAESLPVNFPNLYRKVCNDLAIAQSRQYSPVLIEQINRLVQLGQKRLYLSRSNQFSEIWHVARTAFPRALYENRLMLAVNLIAFWGLALIAFIWVTIDPDAVYTFLGQGTVLNIEQMYNPSGSVQSAERGAPQDLMMFGVYIYNNIGIAFQMFAGGVLFCVGAAFFLLFNSFYFGAVAAHIVNVGFEGPFFSFVITHGSFELTAIIIASAAGCQIGYGILSPGQYTRAYAMKQAAQKALPLIVGAFLMLVIAAFIEAFWSPRDIAYEIKYIVGSGCWCYVIFRLYKGMRYGA